Sequence from the Jatrophihabitans sp. genome:
TTGGCCGGCTTGCCGTCGGCCCGCAGGCCCGCCATGTCCTGCCACACCAGCACCTGGGCGTCGCAGTCGACGCCGGCCCCGATGCCGATGGTCGGAATGCTGAGGTCGTGGGTGATCTTCTTGGCCAGGTCGGACGGCATGACCTCCATCACGACCGCGAAGGCGCCGGCGTCCTGCAGCGCGCGGGCGTCCTCCAGCAGCCGCTGGCCCGCCTCGTCGCCGCGGCCCTGCACCCGGTAACCCGACAGGGTGTTCACCGACTGCGGGGTCAGCCCGATGTGGGCCATCACCGGAATGCCGGCCGAGCTGAGCAGCCGCACCTGCGGCGCGATCCGGGCGCCGCCCTCGACCTTCACGGCCTGCGCGCCGCCGTCCTTGAGAAATCGGGTCGCGGTCTCCAGCGCCTGCTCGGGCGAGACCTGGTAACTGCCGAAGGGCAGGTCAGCGACCACCAGCGCCCGGGTCGCGCCCCGGACCACGGCCCGCACCAGGGGCAGCATCTCTTCGACGGTGACCGGAACGGTGGTGTCATAGCCATAGACCACGTTCGCCGCGGAGTCACCGACGAGCAGCACCGGAACGCCGGCCTGGTCGAAGATGCGGGCGGTGGTGTAGTCATAGGCGGTCAGCATGGGCCAGCGGTCGCCGGCCAGTTTGGCGTTCTGCAGATCGCGGATGGTGATCCGGCGGGTTGACGTTCCGCCGTAGAGCGTTTCGCTCATATCGGGTCCTCTGGGTTCCTCGAGGCCGGCTCGCCGGTCCCCGGGTGGGGGGTGGACCCCTCTATGGTGCTCCTGCGGCCCGGACTTGGGAACCGCTGACCCGCCGAGAGATCTAACTCACTACCGCTGGCCGAACCGCGCCGTGAGCTCACGCGCGCCGGTCAGGACGAGCCGCGCTCGCGCCAGCGGTTGGTGATCGGCAGCCGGCGGTCCCGGCCGAAGGCCTTGAGGCTGATCTTCGGCCCCGGCGGGTACTGCCGCCGCTTCCACTCCGCCGCGTCGGTCATCCGGGACACCCGGGTGACCAGCTCCTCGTCGAAGCCGGCGGCCAGCAGGTCCTCGAAGCCGGCGTCGCCGTCGACGTACAGGGCCAGCAGCTTGTCCAGCACC
This genomic interval carries:
- the panB gene encoding 3-methyl-2-oxobutanoate hydroxymethyltransferase — translated: MSETLYGGTSTRRITIRDLQNAKLAGDRWPMLTAYDYTTARIFDQAGVPVLLVGDSAANVVYGYDTTVPVTVEEMLPLVRAVVRGATRALVVADLPFGSYQVSPEQALETATRFLKDGGAQAVKVEGGARIAPQVRLLSSAGIPVMAHIGLTPQSVNTLSGYRVQGRGDEAGQRLLEDARALQDAGAFAVVMEVMPSDLAKKITHDLSIPTIGIGAGVDCDAQVLVWQDMAGLRADGKPAKFVKQYADVTQVLTDATHAFAAEVQAGTYPGAEHSYH